One Hippopotamus amphibius kiboko isolate mHipAmp2 chromosome 12, mHipAmp2.hap2, whole genome shotgun sequence genomic window, atttactGATTTTATAAACTGAATGAATACTATCATCTTTTCTTGCATTCTTCTTAAAATGCTACCAGGACAATGTTTGGAAATATACTGAATCTCTAAATACTTgagaatatatttacatttttataattttttgttttccaattcAGAAACATTGTTTCTGTACTTTTATTCCAAATTTTCATTCATCTgctagttaaatttttttaatttaaatagactACATCTAGACTGATTATTGATCTGCatgtatttttatgatttataCTCTTCTTTGTATACTTAGAAAGAAATTAATGTTGTATTATGTCTTTATATAAACTTGTAGGGATTTTACtagtatatttttctcatttatctaaTGTAATTACATGTTGCTCAGGAACATAAAGAATATGGTCTGGATCTGGatctttcaaaaattttcagaactttttttgTAATCTAGTGCATGTtcaatttttgtttccattccaCTTGTGCCAGAACTATTGTCTCATTTTTGAAAGCAGGAATATATGCTGTTTTGTAGGGGGATAAATTTGCTTAAAGTATGCCTAGTTTTTTTATCTATTACCAACATTTTTAGGTCGTGGTTTTTTACCTATTCCAAACATGCTTTCATGTAAAGAAAGCAACATaggtatttggaaaaaaaagacaacgCTACACACAATTGTTCATCAATGTAGTAGTTGAAATAgtatatcagtggttctcaactgaggTGATTTTTGCCCCCTCTGTAGGGACATCTGACAATGTCttgttgtcacaactggggaggCGATGCCAGCATCTTGTGGGTAGAGACCAAGGATGCTGCTAGGTGTCCTACAATTCCAGGACAGCCTCCTACACTAAAGAactatccagcccaaaatgtcaatatgtgaggttgagaaatcctgtaGTGTACAGTTGGAAACATCTTAAACTTCAAGAGAAGGAGAATTACTAAGGAATCAAAATCAGAATAATTGACTCTCAGACAATCATGACAGAGAAGACTATTACTAATATGAGAGAATGATAACTGTTTGTTCCTTAGTGGGAAAATATTACAGAACTACTTATGAATTTCTCACAAAATGTGTAAATTAAAAGTTATCAAGCCAAATAATGAcaatggctctttttaaaaggcTTTCTAGGTGATTTCCAAGTTTTTGTACAGATCATGACTCTCTTGAGTATTTTTTAATAGTTACTTAAAATTTCTCCCCTCcaaagtagttttctggtgcctGAGATTGATTTACCTCAAAAGTATTGTCTACTTTGCATGAAATTTTGGTTCCTGGTGATATGGAAATTCTCTTTATGCTAGTATGTGTCATTTGCATCTTAGTTTGTGGTAACACTGGAAGtgagttttctttgaaaagagaatagagaaaatcTAAGGGCTTTGTTAAAGGtgctaaaataaaattctcctttAACCAGGAACAAATGttactatttaaataaataaacataaattatgGAAATAGTTATTAAAGCCACACAACTTAAAGAAATGAGatattttcttacttattttctaTATTGGATGAGGTTAGGGCTTAATAAATATTGCCAGATGATAGGAAAAGTTAATATGTTCTCATTTACATAAACCTTACATGCTGAGTGAGGTTTCCACCGATAAAAAGATTTACTCATTAATTGTCAATGTTCCTAAGGTGATGTGAAGCATTGTGGTATAGTACATGCAGCATGAGGCTGTCCCTGGAAATGTGTGCATATTAGCAATATTTTGGGAGGATATTCTCTTCAGGAAGCTTTTGACTGTTAAAAAATCTTGTCTCAAACTAGCATAAACtataagaaaattaattatttcaCATTCCTAGGCATCCAAAAGAGAGAGGCTTCCAGTCCATGACCAAGCACTTAGGTTATTTACCTCTCTAGTCTATTGATCTTAGGGTCTTCATCGTAGAGCTTCTCTCTTTGGGATTATAAGATCTGGTCTATTATCTTATTTATGCCCTGCTGGAGGCAGAGAACTCTTGTTTAAACTGAGAATAATAACTCCTTCATTTCAGTTTATTGAAATCATTCAGGACCTTATTCGGCACTCGGATCAGCGACCCGCTGCCAGCAGAGTATCATAATTTGACACCTGTGTCTCTTCTTTGGTGGGGTGTATGTTAAAATCTTTGGCTCAGTTTTTAACtcagttttttatttgctttttgttgaGTAAtagcagttattttttaaaaaatattattggaatatagtttatttacaatgttgtgttagtttcaggtgtacagcaaagtgaatcggttatacacacacacatatatatattcattctgttttagattcttttcccatataggccattacagagtactaagtagagttccctgtgctatacggtaggtctttattaattatctgttttatgcatagtggtgtgtatatgtcaatcccaatcttccaatttatcccaccGCAACCCttgcccctggtaaccataaatttgttttctacatctgtaactctggagttctttttatattctggatgaCAGTAGGTtgtcagatatgtcttttgccaatattttctcccagtctgtggcttgtcttttcattctcttgactgTGCCTTTTGCAAGcagaaattttgtattttaatgaagtccagtttatcaagtAATTATTTCATGGATTTTGCCATTCCTAAGGTTATCTGGGTTTTCTTCTATGCTATctactaggagttttatagttttgtttgttaCATTTTGGTCTATGATCTgttttgaattaatgtttgtgAATGGTATATGGTGTGTgtctaaataaatttttttgcatgtggatgtccagttgttcctgcactacttgttgaaaagactgtctgtGCTCCATTGCGttgcttttgctcttttgttGAAGGTtgattaattatatttatgtgggtctattcatggactctctattctgttccatttgtctGCTTGCCTATTGTTTTgcaaataccacactgtcttgattactatagctttatagtaagtcttgacaTCAAGTACTGTTAATTCTCCAactttttctccttcaatattgtgttggctattccgAGTCTTCTGCCtcttcatataaactttagaatcggTTTGTCAGTATCATCAAAATAATATGCTGAAGTTTTGATTggtattgcactgaatctatagatcaatgtggaaagaactgacattttgacaatattgagtctccCTACCCGTAAACATGGACTATTGttacatttatttagttcttttttttcatttatcagagttttgtggttttcctcattttgttatatttataccttattttgcacttattttgttatatttttacctaggtatttcattttttggatGCTAAAGTAAATGGTAtcgtgtttttaatttcaaattccatgtGTTCATTGCTGGCATATAacaaagcaattgacttttgtatctTAACTTTGTATATTGCTACCTTAccataattgcttattagtttcaGGAGTTTTTTGGTCacttcttttggattttctacacagAAGATCATATCAACTGCAAACAAAGATAGGTTCATTTCTTCCATCCCAACCCGCAtaccttttatttatctttcttgttttattgcactagCTAGAATTTCCAATATAATGCTGAAAGGGAGTGGTGAGAGAGAATATTTTTGCCTTGTACCTGATATTGGTAGCAAAGTTTTGcatatttcaccattaagtacaGTGCTAGCTCTAGGTTTGTTGTAGATAGTCTTTAGAAAGTTGAAGATATTTTCCTCCATTCCGAGTTTACTGAGATTTTTTATCATGAGTGAGTGttgggttttgtcaaatgctttttctgcatctattgatgtattgtgtgatttttttgtttgtttgttgatacGATGGGTTAcattaaatgattttcaaatgttgaaacaGCTTTGTATACTCAGGCTAAATCCCATTTGTTtgtgatatataatttttttgtataCTTTGTTGGATTTAATTTACTAATATTATGTTGAGAATTTTCACATGTATAGTCATGAGAGATAGTGGTCTGTGGTTTTCTCTTCtagtaatatctttgtctggttttggtattatggTAATGCCGACCTTACAATGAGTTagaaagtattccctctgcttctatcctTTGAAAGAGACAGAAGGGAATTAGTGtaattttccttaaatgtttgttgCAGTTTACCAGTGAATCCCCTGGGCCTGGTACATTCTGTTTTGGAAAGTTATTGGTTAGTCCTTCATTGTAATACTAGATTTAGGCCTATTCACATTACTTATTTcctcttgtgtgagttttggcaatttgtgtttttcaaagaattggtACATTTCATCTAATTTATCAAATTTGGGGATATAGAATTGCTCGTAATATTCCTTTAAGTGTCCATGGGTTCAGTTATGATACCCCCTGTTTCACTTCTgacctctcttttttcttagttagcctgACGAAAGGCTAATCAttatattgatcttttcaaagaagtagCTTGTATTTACAGTACAGTGGCTAAATTCATCCATCTCTTCTATACATTATTTCTGCTTTATATATCTAAACTGTCattataaacacaataaaaatgatgATGTTAATGTTGACACTGAAAAAGACGaagtctatttttctttctattgtgttttgttttctgtaggaATACGTTTGGCACTCCTACTGCACAATTCagggaaacaaatgcaaaatagTCTTAGGAGGACAAGTAGAATCCGTAAAACAGAAACTTTCATTTGCATGTTAACAAATTGTAAGAAGGCATTCAGTTTGGACACACATTCTGTAGACCACCTAAATTTTATAGACATAACTGGAGGGGTCTCCATGCAGCTATTTTGGATTCCATGAAAAGGCATTAATTGCGGgcacttttatgtttttatgaaacaaaagagaagaaaatctatCTTCCATCAAGCAGCAATATATGTCTCATTCTGCAGCAGGTAATTTAAAACCGATGGAAGAGAAGCAATATTAGCAGATATGCGAAGTATAGTAGAAGACCTCCTCATTCTTGTAGCAGTTACTGAGGCAATATTGGGGCTTTTAGGGAATGGATTCATTGGACTTGTAAACTGCACTGACTGTGTGAAAAACAAGAAATTCTCTACTATCAGCTTTATTCTCACTGGCTTAGCTACTTCCAggctttgtctgatatgaatcaTAATTACAGATGGATTTGTAAAGCTATTCTCTCCAGATATGCATTTCTCTGGTAACTTAATTGGCTACATTAGTTACTCATGGATAATTGTGAATCAATCAAGTATCTGGTTTGCCACCAGCCTCAGCATCTTCTGTTTCCTGAAGATAGCCAATTTTTCCCACCACATTTTTCTCTGGTTGAAGGGTAGAATCAATAGGGTTCTTCTCGTTCTGatgggattcttttttatttcatggttACTTACTTTTTCTCAAGCTGCGAAGTTTCTTAGTGGTAATAGAATGAAGAATAGAAGCAGCATCTGGTCAGTGGACACGCATAAAGGTGAATACATTACAAACCAGATTTTGCTCCATCTGGGAGTCATTCTCCTCTTTATACTATGCCTGGTTACATGTTTCTTATTGATCATTTCCCTTTGGAGGCACAACAGGAGAATGAGATCGAATGCCACAGGATTCAGAGATGCCAGCTGAGAAGCACATATCAAAGCAATGAAAGTCTTGGTATCTTTTATCATCCGCTTTATCTTGTATTTTATAGGCGTTGCCATAGAAGTATCATGTTCTACTGTGCCAGAAAACAAACTGCTGTTTACTTTTGGTATGACAACCACAGTCCTCTATCTCTGGGCTCACTCATTTATCTTAATTCTAGGAAACAGCAAGCTAAAGCAAGCCTCTTTGAGAGTCCTGAAACAATTAAAGTGCTGAGAATAACAGAAACTTCTCAGAACTCTATGACAGGCTTGGGGAGAAATGCATGTTTCAAGGAAACAATCTAGTGAAGAAACCCCTGAAGATCTGTTTCACTTGCACTACTTTCTTGCATTGGTCTTAAGTGTGTTCTTGAACATCACCAAAATCTTTCATAATGATTTTGACCACATCTCAATAGATTTCACTCTTCCATGAGATTTTAATCCCACTGAGTGTATCGCTCAGCTTCCCTCTCTTGCAGTTGCTTCTTCCCACATCCCCCAACCCCTGAGGAAAAACTGCTTGGAGACCATTCACTATCAAGATGTTGATAGGGGGAGCAAGTCACTAAAACAAGATTTCTCCTTGTGTTTTACGTGAATTCCCTGAAGCACTGACAGCCCTTCACTgcaaaacccaaagaaaaaaaactaagacAAAGAAAGTTATGATCAATCTTGACACAGAACATGGGAGTGAGAGACAGTGACAGAGGTGCTTCTTTtgagtgtgctttttttttttttttttggagtgtgcatttttaattctttaaaagattgcttttgtttttactatttgaATCCTAATTCCTTTTTTAATGGTGTGTGTTTGATGTAGTAGCAGTATTTGTAGCATGGAGGAAAGGGGTATGAGCACTGGTGAAATGagtctttatatttttcaaatccaGGGATTTGAGATGCAGCTAGTCTTGAacttctttaaattaaaatttcagtgtgtAGTTTTTTAGGCTCTATGGGTAGTACAACATGATCCCAAATATACATGTGTGCAAGTCTATTATAAAAAATTCTCTGAACAAATCTCCTCCACATCCTCCCTTCAATTCAGTGTCATGTTTGAAACATTAGTACCCctaattttaatcttttactgagcatatattattttcatctttgccCTTTAACAAATTGCCTTTCAGGTGTCCTGGCTTATTGACAGGATCCAATCTCACTTCCAGCCTTAGAAAGGCCAGATCTAGGTATCTAATCCTACATGCACATGAACCTTTAAAATTTAAGCTCTAGTTTAAAGGAGATTGTAAATGCCCCCCAAAGCTCTATTTtcagcacttttttttctctcaaaatttgCACTTTCCCACTATTTTTGGCATctgaggatttttcttttcctgacagGTGGATCATGCACTTAAAATAACTCTGAAGActtgtttttccatatttttatgtattctgcACTGATGGGATTTCTTCAGATATCTGGTTTGCCATATTCTCTTTTTtgccccagttttattgagatataattaacatatgcaTTTGCcatattcttaaaaacaaaggtTGGTTGTTCTTTCCtagttttatttcaatttttctttttttgtaaatgaattcAAAGCTATTTATTTTCTACCTATTGATTAAAACACATTCCACAGCATTGACAAATTGTTCTTATATTGTCATTCAGCTCAAAGAGTCTTGAAATATTCTTTGTAGTTTCTTCTTAACTCAAGAGTTATATAACAGAATAATTTTTAGCTACATTAGATTTGTAAAGGTAATTTtttgtattgatattttattttattgagattgAGTAGGCAACATATGTATATGATAGTTAGCCTAGTGTAAGATTTATTTGGCCTAATACACAATCTATTTTTTGTGAATGGTCCATGTTTTCTTAAAAGAAGTTTGGTGGTGCAAAAGTCAAATTTATATACATTAGATGAACCATGTTAATAATATTGCATCTCTATATCCATGTTTATTATGAATCAATTTGAAATAGATTATAAGTGTACATTCACAACTATTATTTCATTTGTAGTTGCATTTAACTTGAAACAATATTGACAGTTATATTTGTTTCCATGGTCATtaatttattatcattactaaTATTAAAAGCCTCCATCACTCATTCAggtttttgctttaaattttattttgtccatgttaattttttttcagtatatcaGGATTCGGCTATAATTGGAGTGAAGAAAAGCGATGAGAATGTTCAGTTATTATTAGTGCTTATcattcacattcattcatttattcattccttcacttaCCAAACATTGTTGCATACATAGAATATAAGATCCAGTGTCTGGCACTAAAGACATGAAGACAAAAATGACAGACCACTGCCCACAAGGAACTCACAATCACAGTTGCAAACAAAGTGTTATTGAGTGTTATAAATACATGGACAACAGCCAGGAGAGGATCCTTTTGAGGCAATAGTTATGGAGCAGGGCCTTGGTGAAGTAGTAGTGGAAAAAAGGTAGGGATGAgtaatttaatcctcatatcaCTGTACTGCAGATATTATCTACAATTTACAGATGGAAACAACCCACCTAAAGTAACTAAGTAGGAATTCTGATATTTCCtctgttgaaagaaaataaaaggatttaaTCTGTAACCAAGAGCCCTAGGTCTGAAAATATctccttttaaattttccttcctcccttatATCTCTCACACACTATAGCAGTTTGGAGCCTCTCCCACTCTAGACAACTGACTCCCAACTTCTCTCCTACAGCTGTTTCCTGTCTCCTCATCCACAACCGCTTGTGATTACAGTTGGCTCTCAGTATCCACAGATTCAGCATTTGcaaattcaaccaaccatggttcaaatattttttaatatatttttaaattttttgttgcagtatagttgctttataatgttgtgttagtttttgctgtacagcaaattgaatccactacacacacacacatacacacacacacacacacacacacacacacatatatatatatatatatacatactatctttagatttccttcccatttaggtcaccacagaccactgagtagagttccctgtgctaaacaatAGAGTCTCATTagttgttttatacatagtaggtgtatttatgtcaatcccaatctcccaattggtTACCCCCCCTTTTCCCagcttggtaaccataagtttgttttctacatctgtgtctcattTTTGCTTTGCCAATAAattcatctgtaccacttttctagattccacatataagcaatattatacgatattggtttttctctttctgacttacttcactctatatgacaatctctaggttcatccatgtctctgcaaatggtgctatttcattcctttttatggctcagtaataatCCATTATatgtacgtaccacatcttctttatccattcctctgtcaattgACAGAGGTTgattccatgccctggctattgtaaatagtgctgcgatgaacatcaGGGaacatgtatcctttcaaattatggttttttctcAATATaagcctaggagtgggattgcttagTCATAtaggtagctctatttttagctttttaaggaatctccatactgttctccatagcagctgtaccagtgtcattcccaccaacagtgtaggaggattcctttttcttcacaccctgtccagcattcattgtttgtagatttttttgatgatggccattctgaccggtgtgaggtatgatacctcattgtagttttgatttgcatttctctaataattagtgatgttgaacatcttttcatgtgctttttggccatctgtatatcttctttagggAAATGTCaggttaggtcttctgcccattttttgatcaggttccttgtttttttgatattgagctgcatgagctgtttttgtattttggagattaatcctttgtgcattgattcatttgcaaatattttctcccattctgagggctgtcttttcatcttgtttatggtttcctttgctgtgcaaaagcttttaagtttcattaggtcccatttgtttatttttgtttttattttcattactctaggaggcagatcagaaaagatcttactgtgatttatgtcagagtattctgcctatattttcctctaagagttttatagtgtctggtctttatttaggtctttatttcat contains:
- the TAS2R10 gene encoding LOW QUALITY PROTEIN: taste receptor type 2 member 10 (The sequence of the model RefSeq protein was modified relative to this genomic sequence to represent the inferred CDS: substituted 2 bases at 2 genomic stop codons), translating into MRSIVEDLLILVAVTEAILGLLGNGFIGLVNCTDCVKNKKFSTISFILTGLATSRLCLIXIIITDGFVKLFSPDMHFSGNLIGYISYSWIIVNQSSIWFATSLSIFCFLKIANFSHHIFLWLKGRINRVLLVLMGFFFISWLLTFSQAAKFLSGNRMKNRSSIWSVDTHKGEYITNQILLHLGVILLFILCLVTCFLLIISLWRHNRRMRSNATGFRDASXEAHIKAMKVLVSFIIRFILYFIGVAIEVSCSTVPENKLLFTFGMTTTVLYLWAHSFILILGNSKLKQASLRVLKQLKC